From a single Candidatus Fusobacterium pullicola genomic region:
- a CDS encoding DUF2634 domain-containing protein, translating into MLPVRENVSVEIVEENKVMTTKTHKIQMFGDRIYGKIDGLKAMEQACFKILNTERYAYLIYSWNYGIELKDLFGKPKSYCKVVLEERIKEALLQDSRVLEVYNFSFKDLARSVLAVTFTVNTIYGEMNLRKEVLI; encoded by the coding sequence ATGTTACCTGTTAGAGAAAATGTATCTGTTGAAATTGTAGAAGAGAATAAAGTTATGACAACTAAAACTCATAAAATCCAGATGTTCGGGGATCGAATCTACGGAAAAATAGACGGGCTAAAAGCTATGGAACAGGCCTGTTTTAAAATATTAAATACTGAAAGATACGCTTATCTTATTTATTCGTGGAATTATGGAATCGAATTAAAAGATTTATTTGGAAAACCTAAGAGTTATTGCAAAGTAGTTTTAGAGGAAAGAATAAAGGAAGCATTGTTACAAGACAGTAGAGTTTTAGAAGTTTATAACTTTTCTTTCAAAGACTTAGCTCGTAGTGTATTAGCTGTAACATTTACTGTAAATACAATCTACGGAGAGATGAATTTAAGGAAGGAGGTACTGATCTGA
- a CDS encoding DUF2577 domain-containing protein: protein MIDAIKEVVEKLLERKKMTKLEFGIVETVNPLTVRVEAKKLLQAEDLILSHLVRDYYVDITVQHSTDSIHGSWDTSHDHPNVGKNVIPIDHEHEYTGRKKILIHNALLKGEKVIMIRQEGGQIYYILDRINDPTVEGEWI, encoded by the coding sequence ATGATAGATGCTATCAAAGAAGTAGTAGAAAAATTACTAGAAAGAAAAAAAATGACAAAACTAGAATTTGGAATAGTTGAAACTGTAAATCCTTTAACTGTTAGAGTAGAGGCTAAAAAACTTCTACAAGCTGAGGATCTAATACTTTCCCATCTTGTAAGAGATTATTACGTTGATATCACAGTTCAACACTCAACTGATAGTATACATGGATCATGGGATACTAGTCATGACCACCCTAATGTTGGTAAAAATGTGATACCGATTGATCACGAGCATGAATACACAGGTAGAAAAAAGATATTAATTCATAACGCACTATTAAAGGGAGAGAAAGTAATAATGATAAGGCAAGAGGGGGGACAAATTTACTATATCCTGGATAGAATTAATGATCCTACTGTTGAAGGAGAGTGGATATGA
- a CDS encoding hydrolase: protein MNNLDIELGIKTTNGAIAPAVLEGVTWTTERRGAPGKLTFKCLFDENNIFEEGDLVTVKYKGQKVFYGFIFTINRDKDKILSVTAYDQLRYLKNKDVYEYRNKKASEVITMLANDFQLQLGEIEDTKFIIPKRLEDGVSLFDIILTALGITLQNTKKMYVLYDDFGKLTLKNIENMKLDFIVDASMSQNFSYKSSIENSANTVKIVKSDSNAGKREIYIAKDSSNINKWGVLQHYDTLGEKENGKMKADALLQLHNRKFKSLDIKNIFGDVRVRAGSSIIVVLDLGDVKVSNYMLVESAKHIFNNQEYLMNLTVRGADIQ from the coding sequence TTGAATAATTTAGATATAGAATTAGGAATAAAAACTACAAATGGGGCAATAGCACCTGCTGTACTAGAGGGAGTAACTTGGACAACAGAAAGAAGAGGTGCTCCTGGAAAACTCACATTCAAGTGCTTATTTGATGAGAATAACATCTTTGAAGAGGGAGATTTAGTAACAGTTAAGTACAAAGGGCAAAAAGTTTTTTATGGATTTATCTTTACGATTAATAGAGATAAAGATAAAATACTCTCTGTCACTGCTTATGATCAACTTAGATATCTAAAAAATAAAGATGTCTATGAGTATAGAAATAAAAAAGCTAGTGAAGTAATAACCATGCTAGCTAATGACTTCCAATTACAACTTGGAGAAATAGAAGATACTAAATTTATTATTCCTAAAAGACTAGAAGATGGGGTATCACTGTTTGATATCATATTGACTGCTTTAGGAATAACACTTCAAAATACAAAAAAAATGTATGTTCTGTATGATGACTTTGGTAAATTGACGTTAAAAAATATTGAAAATATGAAATTAGATTTTATTGTTGATGCTTCAATGTCTCAAAATTTTTCTTATAAATCTAGCATAGAAAATAGTGCTAACACTGTAAAAATAGTTAAATCTGACAGTAATGCTGGAAAAAGAGAGATTTATATAGCTAAAGATTCAAGTAATATCAATAAATGGGGAGTTCTACAACACTATGACACCCTGGGAGAAAAAGAAAATGGAAAAATGAAAGCCGACGCATTATTACAGCTCCACAATAGAAAATTTAAAAGCTTAGATATAAAAAATATATTCGGAGATGTGAGAGTAAGGGCTGGAAGTAGTATCATAGTTGTTTTGGATTTAGGAGATGTAAAAGTAAGTAATTATATGTTGGTAGAAAGTGCTAAGCATATTTTCAATAACCAAGAGTATTTAATGAATTTAACGGTAAGGGGGGCAGATATTCAATGA
- a CDS encoding LysM peptidoglycan-binding domain-containing protein, with protein sequence MLLKNGYAFYIDGVLFPITPQRMNIKFKNRNRTVTLVNEGEFNILKESGLQEISFDACIPAVKYPFAQYLGGIFLPIVYYIELIKKLKNSKKPFNFVIIREGSIGVLGYSHCMKVSLEDFQIKEDADEGRDVIVSLNLKEYKDSNRAIVSAISGGLITTTKVRDSASKTIAKTYTVKAGDTLYNIAKKELGNGSRYLDLKTLNNLANANSIKVGQVLRLE encoded by the coding sequence ATGCTATTAAAAAATGGATACGCGTTTTATATCGACGGGGTGTTATTCCCTATTACCCCTCAAAGAATGAATATTAAATTCAAAAATAGAAATAGGACTGTAACTCTTGTGAATGAGGGAGAATTTAATATATTGAAAGAGTCTGGATTACAAGAGATATCTTTTGATGCTTGTATTCCAGCTGTTAAATATCCCTTTGCTCAATATTTAGGTGGGATATTTTTACCTATTGTTTACTACATCGAACTAATAAAAAAGCTAAAGAACTCTAAAAAACCTTTTAATTTTGTAATAATTAGAGAAGGTAGTATTGGGGTATTGGGATATAGTCATTGCATGAAGGTATCATTAGAAGATTTTCAAATAAAAGAAGATGCTGACGAAGGAAGAGATGTAATAGTATCTTTAAATCTAAAAGAGTATAAAGATAGTAATAGAGCTATAGTTAGTGCTATAAGTGGTGGATTAATAACTACTACAAAAGTAAGAGACAGTGCTTCTAAAACGATAGCTAAAACTTATACAGTTAAAGCTGGAGATACTTTGTATAATATAGCTAAAAAAGAGCTTGGAAACGGCTCTAGATACTTAGACTTAAAAACTTTAAATAATTTAGCAAATGCTAATAGCATAAAAGTGGGGCAGGTGTTAAGACTTGAATAA
- a CDS encoding tape measure protein: MATIESSIMLIDGMSKPLNNIVGAINTTIAALQGVNNANVNIDTTRLTNASQMITDAGAELVRIEQEIQNQINNNTNGQNRFNQSLARGVKESDGLLSKISRVAAAYVGLQTLRGAINLSDSLTQTTARLDLMNDGNQTTSELQAMIFQSAQNSRGDSLGTMDSISKMGLMAGDAFSSNTELIGFMELINKQFKISGTSAEGVSAAMLQLTQAMGAGALRGEELNSILEQAPLIVRNIANYMEVPVGQIKDLASQGKITSEVVKNAMFNAATQINNQFESIPLTFTDIISSIKGQVIQGFIPISNQISQVLNSENFKNFTNSIVTSIGQIMAISQQGLNIIVGLGSIIYDNWGVISPILKTVTALMGVYTTAIGVNTLVTKAMGLAQLGSALAMTIYNAATGKSIALTHQQTLAQWGLNSAILANPIVLVVSGVVAALYLGVAAFNHFAGTSVSATGIIVGAFYAIGAVIHNVIGAVYNATLQLGSSVYNYIAGIVEFIGNVFTHPITAISNLFLDFTNFIIDQLKVIGRITDTILGTSVSDTLGEIQNSLNTFVLDKVGENSFKVERKDFSEMMVDYKDPWQAAKNGYNAWDNFSLTDTIQEKNQELLGQIATNTEAIVDNLDLTIEEIKYMRDLAEMEVINRFTTAEIKVEVGGITNQVNNSMDVESIYSNISDKLRETVSVVAEGVYD, from the coding sequence GTGGCTACAATAGAAAGTTCAATAATGCTTATAGATGGCATGAGTAAACCTCTCAACAACATAGTAGGAGCTATTAATACTACAATAGCAGCTTTACAAGGAGTAAACAATGCTAATGTAAATATTGACACCACTAGATTAACAAATGCCTCTCAAATGATAACAGACGCAGGAGCAGAGTTAGTAAGAATAGAGCAAGAGATACAAAATCAAATTAATAACAATACAAATGGGCAAAATAGATTTAATCAAAGTCTTGCAAGAGGTGTTAAAGAAAGTGACGGGTTATTATCTAAAATTAGTAGAGTGGCAGCAGCTTATGTAGGACTACAAACTCTAAGAGGAGCTATAAACCTTTCTGATAGTTTAACACAAACTACTGCTAGATTAGATTTAATGAATGATGGTAATCAAACTACTAGTGAACTTCAAGCAATGATATTTCAATCAGCTCAGAATAGTAGAGGAGATTCATTAGGAACTATGGATAGTATCTCTAAAATGGGACTTATGGCAGGAGATGCCTTTTCCTCTAACACTGAACTTATTGGTTTTATGGAGTTAATAAACAAACAATTTAAGATATCAGGTACAAGTGCTGAGGGAGTTAGTGCAGCTATGCTACAATTAACTCAAGCTATGGGAGCTGGAGCTTTGAGAGGAGAGGAATTAAATTCTATACTAGAACAAGCACCATTAATAGTTAGAAATATAGCTAACTATATGGAAGTTCCAGTAGGACAGATAAAAGACCTTGCATCTCAAGGCAAAATTACATCTGAAGTAGTTAAAAACGCTATGTTTAATGCTGCTACTCAAATAAATAATCAATTTGAGAGTATCCCATTAACTTTTACAGATATAATTAGTAGTATAAAAGGCCAAGTTATTCAAGGATTTATCCCTATCTCTAATCAAATTTCTCAAGTATTAAACTCTGAAAATTTTAAAAATTTTACAAATAGCATTGTTACAAGTATAGGCCAAATTATGGCAATATCTCAACAGGGATTGAATATTATAGTTGGGTTAGGTAGTATTATTTATGATAATTGGGGGGTGATATCTCCAATATTAAAAACAGTTACGGCATTAATGGGAGTTTATACAACTGCTATTGGGGTTAATACTCTAGTTACTAAAGCTATGGGATTAGCTCAATTAGGAAGTGCTTTGGCAATGACTATTTATAATGCGGCTACTGGAAAATCTATAGCTTTAACTCATCAGCAAACATTAGCCCAATGGGGATTGAATAGTGCTATATTAGCAAATCCAATAGTTTTAGTTGTAAGTGGTGTAGTTGCAGCATTATATTTAGGAGTAGCAGCCTTTAATCATTTTGCAGGTACTTCAGTATCAGCTACAGGAATAATAGTAGGAGCTTTCTATGCTATTGGTGCTGTAATCCATAATGTGATTGGAGCTGTTTATAATGCAACTCTTCAATTAGGAAGTTCAGTTTATAATTATATAGCTGGAATAGTAGAATTTATAGGAAATGTTTTTACACATCCAATAACTGCTATCAGTAATTTATTCTTAGATTTTACCAACTTTATTATAGATCAATTAAAAGTTATCGGGAGAATAACAGATACAATACTGGGAACTAGTGTATCTGATACGTTAGGGGAGATTCAAAATTCCTTAAATACTTTTGTTTTAGATAAAGTTGGAGAAAATTCATTTAAGGTAGAAAGAAAAGATTTTTCAGAAATGATGGTGGACTATAAAGACCCTTGGCAAGCAGCAAAAAATGGATATAATGCTTGGGATAATTTTTCTTTAACTGATACTATCCAGGAGAAAAATCAAGAACTACTGGGCCAAATAGCAACAAATACTGAAGCTATTGTAGATAACTTAGACTTAACAATAGAAGAGATTAAATATATGAGAGATTTAGCTGAAATGGAAGTTATCAACAGATTTACTACTGCTGAAATAAAAGTTGAGGTTGGCGGAATTACTAACCAAGTTAATAATTCTATGGATGTTGAAAGTATTTATTCAAATATCAGTGATAAATTGAGAGAAACTGTTTCAGTAGTAGCTGAGGGGGTGTATGATTAA
- a CDS encoding phage tail tube protein: MPEGKLTMLSKDAIAGVFGECYATIDGTRYNFMTAIKFEAKYTKNKSKLPILGRVNKGNKATSAEGTGTMTMHYNTSVMREILEKYQNTGEDLYFDIEVANEDPNSAAGRQAVLIQGCNLDGGVIGQFDANGEYLEEEVSFTFEKWVLNKKFNILDGMV; encoded by the coding sequence ATGCCAGAAGGAAAATTAACAATGTTAAGTAAAGATGCAATAGCTGGAGTATTTGGGGAATGCTATGCTACTATTGATGGTACTAGATATAATTTTATGACAGCTATTAAGTTTGAAGCTAAATACACAAAGAATAAGTCTAAACTACCTATTCTCGGAAGAGTTAACAAAGGAAATAAAGCAACCTCAGCAGAAGGTACAGGAACTATGACTATGCATTATAACACCAGTGTAATGAGAGAGATATTAGAGAAATATCAAAATACTGGAGAGGATCTGTACTTTGATATTGAAGTAGCTAATGAAGATCCAAATTCGGCAGCTGGAAGACAAGCTGTATTGATTCAAGGTTGTAACCTTGATGGTGGGGTTATAGGGCAATTTGATGCAAATGGAGAATACCTGGAAGAGGAAGTATCTTTTACTTTTGAAAAATGGGTACTCAATAAAAAGTTTAATATTTTAGATGGAATGGTATAG